Proteins co-encoded in one Pirellulales bacterium genomic window:
- a CDS encoding DUF1501 domain-containing protein: MRMRSSSLNRRGFLTVGAVAGVGLTLADFFAIEQARADQKNYEHIAAKAQSVIHIFLPGGIAHQESFDPKPYAPIEYRGEMGVLQTKIPGEVFSETLPKTSQIADKLTVCRAMSHGEAAHERGTHNMFTGYRPSPALIFPSMGSVVSHEYGPRHNLPPYVCIPNQPNEFAGTGYLSSSFAPFSLGADPASGGFKVLDLNLPEGVDEPRFTRRRSALEAVNDYFLKKEKADAIGAMNTFYDRAYSLISSESAREAFNIDAEPAEMRDAYGRNEAGQRMLMARRLVAAGVRFVSLTYGGWDMHNSIVAGMRNQMPAFDQAFAQLIADLDQQGLLDSTLVMVSSEFGRTPKINGTAGRDHWPKVFSVVLAGGGVKRGSVYGASNAVASEPERDELNPADLATTIYNQLGIVADKELMAPGDRPIEIVDGGKVRKELLA; this comes from the coding sequence ATGCGCATGCGTAGCTCCAGCCTGAATCGTCGCGGATTCCTCACTGTCGGAGCGGTTGCCGGCGTGGGACTGACGCTGGCCGACTTCTTCGCGATCGAGCAGGCCCGCGCCGACCAGAAGAATTACGAGCACATCGCGGCCAAAGCGCAGAGCGTGATTCACATCTTCCTGCCCGGCGGCATCGCTCATCAGGAGTCGTTCGATCCCAAGCCCTACGCCCCGATCGAGTACCGCGGCGAGATGGGAGTGCTGCAGACGAAGATTCCGGGCGAAGTCTTTTCAGAAACGCTCCCCAAGACGTCGCAGATCGCCGACAAGCTGACCGTTTGCCGCGCCATGTCGCACGGCGAAGCGGCGCACGAGCGCGGCACGCACAACATGTTCACGGGCTATCGTCCCAGCCCGGCCTTGATCTTCCCCAGCATGGGGAGCGTGGTGAGTCATGAATACGGCCCGCGCCACAATCTGCCGCCGTACGTCTGCATTCCGAACCAGCCGAACGAGTTCGCCGGCACGGGCTACCTGAGTTCTTCGTTCGCGCCGTTCAGCCTGGGGGCCGATCCGGCCTCGGGGGGCTTCAAGGTGCTGGACCTCAACCTGCCCGAGGGGGTCGACGAGCCGCGCTTCACGCGTCGCCGTTCGGCGCTCGAAGCGGTGAACGATTATTTCCTGAAGAAGGAAAAGGCCGACGCGATCGGCGCGATGAACACGTTCTACGATCGTGCCTACAGCCTGATCAGCTCGGAGTCGGCGCGCGAGGCATTCAACATCGACGCCGAGCCGGCCGAGATGCGCGACGCCTACGGCCGCAACGAGGCCGGTCAACGCATGCTCATGGCGCGTCGCCTGGTGGCGGCCGGCGTACGGTTCGTGTCGCTCACCTATGGTGGTTGGGATATGCACAACTCGATCGTCGCGGGGATGCGGAACCAGATGCCGGCCTTCGATCAGGCCTTTGCGCAACTGATCGCCGACCTCGATCAGCAGGGTCTGCTCGATTCGACCCTGGTGATGGTGTCGAGCGAGTTTGGCCGCACGCCGAAGATCAACGGCACGGCGGGCCGCGACCACTGGCCGAAGGTGTTCAGCGTCGTGCTGGCCGGCGGCGGCGTGAAACGCGGCTCGGTCTATGGCGCCTCGAACGCCGTGGCCAGCGAGCCGGAGCGCGACGAGCTGAACCCCGCCGAT